A stretch of the Planktothricoides raciborskii GIHE-MW2 genome encodes the following:
- a CDS encoding H-type lectin domain-containing protein: protein MKLQSGNTYNGSYQDNTWKLNQGPVGERIFTRAVTFESKFAQPPKVVIGLSGLDVDGTKNNRVQVTAKNITESGFVVEYKTWYDTVLYSVWTNWVAYGE from the coding sequence ATGAAGCTGCAATCCGGCAACACCTACAACGGCTCCTATCAAGATAATACTTGGAAGCTCAATCAAGGGCCTGTGGGAGAGCGAATTTTCACGCGGGCTGTGACCTTTGAGTCGAAATTCGCGCAGCCGCCCAAAGTTGTGATTGGACTGAGTGGGCTAGATGTGGATGGAACTAAGAATAATCGCGTGCAAGTGACGGCTAAGAATATAACGGAAAGCGGGTTTGTAGTGGAATACAAAACCTGGTATGATACGGTTCTGTATTCGGTCTGGACTAATTGGGTAGCTTACGGAGAGTAG
- a CDS encoding methionine gamma-lyase family protein, giving the protein MNSSEKLREAEKELLPIFSRIDAQVKQNLKRVLDALRRHRVGVHHFASVSGYGHDDLGRDTLDQVFAEVMGAEAAAVRVQFVSGTHAIASALFGVLRPGDEMLAVAGAPYDTLEEVIGLREQGQGSLMEFGIQYRQLELTDTGEIDWEGLKTAVRSNTRLVLIQRSCGYSWRSSLSIADIEKIVQIVKAQNSQTICFVDNCYGEFIEDREPPAVGADLIAGSLIKNPGGTIVTAGGYVAGRADLVEAAACRLTAPGIGSSGGATLDQNRLLFQGLFLAPQMVGEAMKGTHLTAYVFDQLGYPVKPDPFAPRRDVIQAIKLGSPDKLIAFCRAIQKYSPIGSYLDPIPAPMPGYESELVMAGGTFIDGSTSEFSADGPLREPYVVFCQGGTHWTHVAIALEAAISAIGFA; this is encoded by the coding sequence ATGAATAGCTCCGAAAAGCTGCGAGAAGCAGAGAAAGAGCTCTTACCTATTTTCTCTAGAATTGATGCTCAGGTCAAGCAAAATCTCAAACGAGTGCTGGATGCTTTGCGGCGTCATCGTGTGGGAGTCCACCATTTTGCTAGTGTTTCCGGCTATGGCCATGATGATTTGGGCCGCGATACTTTGGACCAAGTGTTTGCTGAGGTGATGGGGGCTGAAGCGGCAGCAGTCCGCGTCCAGTTTGTGTCCGGTACTCATGCGATCGCCTCTGCTTTGTTTGGGGTATTGCGTCCTGGGGATGAAATGCTGGCGGTAGCTGGTGCCCCCTACGATACTTTAGAGGAAGTGATTGGTTTGCGGGAACAAGGGCAAGGTTCCCTGATGGAATTTGGGATTCAATATCGACAACTGGAGTTAACAGATACGGGAGAAATTGACTGGGAAGGGTTAAAAACCGCCGTCCGGTCAAATACTCGGTTGGTGTTGATTCAACGGTCTTGCGGTTATTCTTGGCGGAGTTCTTTGTCGATCGCCGATATTGAAAAAATTGTCCAAATTGTCAAAGCCCAAAATTCCCAGACTATTTGTTTTGTGGATAACTGCTATGGAGAATTTATTGAAGACCGGGAACCGCCCGCAGTGGGGGCGGATTTAATTGCCGGTTCTTTGATTAAAAATCCCGGTGGAACAATTGTCACGGCTGGGGGCTATGTGGCAGGACGGGCTGATTTAGTCGAAGCGGCGGCTTGTCGGTTAACGGCGCCGGGAATTGGCAGTAGTGGGGGGGCAACTTTGGATCAAAATCGGCTATTATTTCAAGGCTTATTTTTAGCCCCCCAAATGGTAGGAGAAGCCATGAAGGGTACTCATTTAACTGCTTATGTGTTTGACCAGTTAGGCTATCCGGTAAAACCCGATCCTTTTGCCCCTCGGCGTGATGTGATTCAGGCGATTAAATTAGGTTCTCCAGATAAGTTAATTGCCTTTTGTCGGGCGATTCAAAAGTATTCGCCGATTGGTTCTTATTTAGATCCAATTCCCGCCCCCATGCCCGGATATGAGAGTGAGTTGGTGATGGCTGGAGGGACGTTTATTGATGGCAGTACGTCGGAGTTTTCTGCGGATGGGCCATTGCGTGAACCTTATGTGGTGTTTTGCCAAGGGGGCACTCATTGGACTCACGTCGCGATCGCTTTAGAAGCGGCGATTTCGGCGATCGGTTTTGCGTAA
- a CDS encoding H-type lectin domain-containing protein: protein MTALDGQIQVPGTSEAGIEFTNTQTTEVAYTFTPSGNWTPNVNNPSLSGCTAAGVKGYPPEIQQGILDVVPGGLGQYMRYANHTPFALLAINKATGAVVGEVSQATTIPVKPGETLVFVLNDMWGGYSDNSGSITVNWSGVSASALKIQSGTTYNGAYQDSTWKLHEEPVGERVFNRPVQFESKFTKPPKIFLDLSGLDVNESKNTRVQVTAKNITESGFDLEYKTWYDTILYSVWTNWMAFGE from the coding sequence ATGACAGCATTAGATGGCCAAATTCAAGTTCCCGGTACGTCGGAAGCTGGCATCGAATTTACCAACACCCAAACCACAGAAGTCGCTTACACATTTACTCCGAGCGGCAATTGGACGCCAAACGTCAACAATCCCAGTCTGTCAGGATGTACGGCTGCCGGTGTCAAAGGTTATCCTCCGGAAATTCAGCAAGGGATTCTGGATGTTGTCCCGGGCGGGCTGGGACAGTACATGAGATATGCTAACCATACCCCCTTTGCCCTGCTGGCAATCAATAAAGCAACGGGTGCTGTGGTGGGGGAAGTGTCGCAAGCCACAACCATTCCTGTCAAACCGGGTGAAACTTTAGTTTTTGTCCTCAATGATATGTGGGGGGGCTACTCGGATAACAGCGGTTCCATCACAGTCAACTGGTCGGGGGTGAGCGCCTCCGCTCTAAAAATTCAATCCGGCACCACCTACAACGGCGCCTATCAAGATAGCACTTGGAAGCTGCACGAAGAGCCAGTGGGAGAGCGGGTTTTCAACCGACCCGTACAATTTGAGTCCAAATTCACAAAACCTCCCAAGATTTTCCTGGATCTGAGCGGACTGGATGTGAATGAAAGCAAAAATACTCGCGTGCAAGTGACGGCTAAAAACATCACCGAATCCGGCTTCGATCTGGAATACAAAACCTGGTATGATACGATTCTTTACTCGGTCTGGACTAACTGGATGGCATTCGGAGAATAG
- a CDS encoding acyl-CoA desaturase: MTIAPATNPEKQTTPEPLAYNWPIIIFMLIVHAGVLLAFIPGTFSWAGVGLALFLHWVTGGLGITLGFHRLITHRSFEAPKWLEYFLVLFGTLTCQGGPIDWVGLHRMHHLYSDQANDPHDANKGFWWSHIGWLFYKNPGSKDIPRFTKDIADDRFYQFCQSYMLPIQIVLGVLLYFVGEAYSPGLGWSFVVWGIFVRLVLVYHCTWFVNSATHKFGYQTYDAGDLSTNCWWVALTTYGEGWHNNHHAFQYSARHGMQWWEIDITWMTIQLLSAVGLAKNIKLPKTES; the protein is encoded by the coding sequence ATGACAATTGCTCCTGCAACAAACCCAGAAAAACAGACTACCCCAGAACCTTTAGCTTACAACTGGCCGATCATCATCTTTATGCTCATCGTTCATGCCGGTGTGCTTTTAGCTTTCATTCCTGGTACTTTTAGCTGGGCTGGGGTCGGGTTAGCTTTATTTCTGCACTGGGTGACTGGCGGTTTGGGCATTACCCTAGGATTTCATCGCCTGATTACTCACCGCAGTTTTGAAGCGCCCAAATGGTTGGAGTATTTTCTGGTTTTATTCGGCACCCTCACCTGTCAAGGCGGGCCCATTGACTGGGTAGGACTGCACCGGATGCACCATTTATATTCAGACCAAGCCAACGATCCCCATGATGCCAACAAAGGATTTTGGTGGAGTCATATCGGCTGGCTATTTTATAAAAATCCAGGTTCAAAAGATATCCCTCGGTTCACCAAAGATATTGCGGATGACCGTTTTTATCAATTTTGTCAATCCTATATGCTACCAATCCAAATTGTCTTGGGTGTGCTGCTCTATTTTGTCGGAGAAGCTTATTCACCAGGACTCGGATGGTCTTTTGTGGTTTGGGGAATTTTCGTGCGTTTAGTGCTGGTTTATCACTGCACTTGGTTTGTCAATAGCGCTACCCATAAATTTGGTTATCAAACTTATGATGCTGGGGATTTATCCACCAATTGCTGGTGGGTGGCTTTGACCACTTACGGCGAAGGTTGGCATAACAATCACCATGCTTTTCAATACTCTGCCCGTCATGGTATGCAATGGTGGGAAATTGACATCACCTGGATGACAATTCAGTTGCTTAGTGCAGTGGGTCTAGCCAAAAATATCAAACTGCCTAAAACAGAATCATAA